From a single Xiphophorus maculatus strain JP 163 A chromosome 5, X_maculatus-5.0-male, whole genome shotgun sequence genomic region:
- the LOC102237128 gene encoding ankyrin repeat and SOCS box protein 5-like, translating into MSRKRAAESVSVPSSTPERKRACWGVLISQGSWADRSPLHDAASQGRLLILRRLLAEGYQVNIKTIDQVTPLHEACLSGHVACVRALLSAGANVNAATIDGVTPLYNCCASGSVGCMELLLQNGAHMHTLHTHFPSSMHEACRRGNSQCVETLLSHGADPDCQVPHLGSPLYVSCLHRHAACSKVLLDKGASVNAGKGGESPLHVAARQDSTDLVSVLLDHGAETKLRDGNGQRPLDLAPPGGETHQLLVAFEASPRSLCQLCRLRIRTVIGRARLKQLPLLPLPSLLTQYLEHT; encoded by the exons gGTCGTGGGCAGATCGCTCTCCGCTCCATGACGCAGCGTCTCAGGGTCGCCTGCTGATCCTGCGCAGGCTGCTGGCTGAG GGATATCAAGTAAACATTAAGACCATCGACCAAGTGACGCCCCTCCATGAAGCCTGTCTGTCTGGACACGTGGCATGTGTCAGGGCGTTGCTAAGTGCTGGAGCTAAT GTGAATGCTGCCACCATCGACGGCGTCACTCCCCTGTATAACTGCTGTGCATCAGGGAGCGTCGGGTGtatggagctgctgctgcagaatggagcgcacatgcacacacttcACACACACTTCCCTTCGTCTATGCATGAAGCCTGCAGGAGAG GGAACAGCCAGTGTGTGGAGACCCTTCTTTCTCATGGAGCAGATCCAGACTGCCAGGTCCCCCACCTGGGCTCCCCTCTCTACGTGAGCTGCCTGCACCGACACGCAGCCTGCTCAAAGGTTTTGTTGGACAAAG GAGCCAGTGTTAATGCAGGGAAAGGCGGGGAAAGTCCTCTGCATGTAGCTGCCAGACAGGACAGCACAGATCTGGTGTCGGTTTTACTCGACCATGGCGCTGAAACCAAGCTCAGAGACGGAAACGGCCAGCGGCCTTTAGACCTCGCTCCGCCTGGTGGAGAAACACACCAGCTGCTGGTGGCATTCGAAG CGTCCCCCAGGAGTCTCTGCCAGCTGTGCCGTCTCCGGATCAGGACCGTGATTGGGCGAGCCAGACTCAAGCagcttcctctcctccctcttcCTTCACTTCTCACTCAATATTTGGAGCACACATAG
- the galnt7 gene encoding N-acetylgalactosaminyltransferase 7 isoform X1: MRLKVGFLLRSLLVIGTFLGLVVLWSSLSPKPSDDNPFRKKDDSFLPKGDLADQFKPVVPWPRVEGVEVDLNSIRLKHGGDNPQDAGQQPNQKQVIQQQYVTFKPDTHAYNSPVLKKGVLGNFEPKEPEPPGVPNGPGEGAKPFVLGPEYKDSVQASIKEFGFNMVASDMISLDRTISDIRHEECKYWNYDDRLLTSSVIIVFHNEGWSTLMRTVHSVIKRTARRYLAEIVLIDDFSNKAHLKERLEEYIKQWNGLVKLFRNDKREGLIQARSIGAKKATKGQVLIYLDAHCEVGINWYAPLVAPISKDRTVCTVPLIDSIHGQRFNIEPQGGGDENGFARGAWDWSMLWKRVPLGDREKNLRKTVTEPYRSPAMAGGLFAIERDFFFELGLYDPGLQIWGGENFEISYKIWQCGGQLLFVPCSRVGHIYRLQGWQGNPPPAHVGSSPTLKNYVRVVEVWWDDYKDYFYASRPETLTLAYGDISELKRFREEHRCKSFKWFMEEIAYDIPLHYPLPPKNVEWGEIRGFETSYCIDSMGHTNGGNVEIGPCHRMGGNQLFRINEAKQLMQYDQCLTKGDNSAVIITHCERNQHTEWNYFKDLHRFTHVPTGKCLDRSDLLHKVFISDCDVSKSTQKWEMNNIVAV, translated from the exons ATGAGGCTGAAAGTGGGATTCCTTCTGCGGAGCTTACTGGTCATTGGGACGTTTTTAGGTTTGGTGGTACTCTGGTCGTCTCTTTCTCCAAAGCCAAGCGACGACAACCCGTTCAGGAAAAAG gATGACAGTTTTCTCCCCAAAGGTGACTTGGCCGATCAGTTTAAACCGGTGGTGCCGTGGCCGCGTGTGGAAGGCGTAGAAGTCGACCTGAACTCCATCAGACTGAAGCACG GCGGAGACAATCCTCAGGATGCGGGGCAGCAGCCTAACCAGAAGCAGGTCATCCAGCAGCAGTATGTGACGTTCAAACCAGACACACACGCCTACAACAGTCCTGTGCTGAAGAAAGGGGTTCTGGGAAATTTTGAGCCTAAGGAACCTGAACCTCCAGGAGTTCCTAATGGTCCCGGAGAGGGAGCCAAGCCGTTTGTTTTGGGTCCAGAGTACAAAGACTCCGTCCAAGCGTCCATTAAGGAGTTTGGTTTCAACATGGTGGCCAGTGACATGATCTCACTGGACAGAACGATCAGCGATATACGCCATGAAGA GTGTAAGTACTGGAATTATGATGACAGACTGTTGACCTCGAGTGTCATAATAGTGTTCCATAACGAGGGCTGGTCCACGCTGATGAGAACAGTGCACAGCGTCATCAAGAGGACGGCCAGGAGATACCTGGCTGAGATCGTCTTAATAGACGACTTCAGCAACAAAG ctcATCTGAAGGAGCGTTTGGAGGAGTACATCAAGCAGTGGAACGGTCTAGTTAAACTCTtcagaaatgacaaaagagaAGGATTGATCCAGGCAAGGAGCATTGGAGCCAAGAAAGCCACCAAAGGACAG gttctgatctACTTGGATGCTCATTGTGAGGTTGGAATCAACTGGTATGCTCCTCTAGTTGCACCAATTTCAAAAGACAG AACTGTTTGTACGGTGCCTCTGATCGACTCCATCCACGGCCAGAGGTTCAACATCGAGCCCCAAGGTGGCGGCGACGAGAACGGTTTTGCTAGAGGAGCCTGGGATTGGAGCATGCTCTGGAAGAGAGTTCCGCTTGGagacagggaaaaaaatctgagaaaaacagTAACTGAACCATATAG GTCTCCAGCAATGGCTGGAGGGCTCTTTGCTATAGAGCGAGACTTCTTCTTTGAGCTGGGTCTGTACGACCCGGGGCTGCAGATATGGGGAGGAGAGAACTTTGAAATATCATACAAG ATCTGGCAGTGTGGGGGGCAGTTGCTCTTTGTGCCATGTTCTCGGGTCGGTCACATCTACAGACTCCAGGGGTGGCAGGGAAACCCCCCACCCGCACATGTTGGATCCTCTCCCACTCTAAAG AACTACGTTCGTGTGGTCGAGGTTTGGTGGGATGATTATAAGGACTATTTTTACGCCAGCCGCCCTGAAACGCTGACCCTAGCCTACGGAGACATAAGCGAGCTGAAACGTTTCAG ggAGGAGCATCGATGCAAAAGTTTCAAATGGTTCATGGAGGAAATAGCTTATGACATCCCGTTGCACTACCCGCTTCCTCCAAAAAATGTTGAGTGGGGGGAg ATTCGAGGTTTTGAAACCAGCTACTGTATCGACAGCATGGGCCACACGAACGGAGGGAATGTGGAAATTGGCCCGTGCCACAGGATGGGCGGGAACCAG cTTTTCCGCATTAATGAAGCCAAGCAGTTGATGCAGTACGACCAGTGCCTGACCAAAGGAGATAATTCAGCTGTGATCATCACACACTGCGAGAGGAACCAGCACACTGAGTGGAACTACTTCAAg gatcTTCATCGGTTCACTCATGTTCCAACAG gtaaaTGTCTGGACCGCTCCGACCTGCTTCACAAAGTGTTCATATCAGACTGTGACGTCAGTAAATCCACTCAGAAATGGGAGATGAACAACATAGTCGCCGTATGA
- the galnt7 gene encoding N-acetylgalactosaminyltransferase 7 isoform X2: protein MRLKVGFLLRSLLVIGTFLGLVVLWSSLSPKPSDDNPFRKKDDSFLPKGDLADQFKPVVPWPRVEGVEVDLNSIRLKHGGDNPQDAGQQPNQKQVIQQQYVTFKPDTHAYNSPVLKKGVLGNFEPKEPEPPGVPNGPGEGAKPFVLGPEYKDSVQASIKEFGFNMVASDMISLDRTISDIRHEECKYWNYDDRLLTSSVIIVFHNEGWSTLMRTVHSVIKRTARRYLAEIVLIDDFSNKAHLKERLEEYIKQWNGLVKLFRNDKREGLIQARSIGAKKATKGQVLIYLDAHCEVGINWYAPLVAPISKDRTVCTVPLIDYIDGNEYTMEPQQGGDEDGLARGAWDWSLLWKRVPLSQKEKATRKYTTEPYRSPAMAGGLFAIERDFFFELGLYDPGLQIWGGENFEISYKIWQCGGQLLFVPCSRVGHIYRLQGWQGNPPPAHVGSSPTLKNYVRVVEVWWDDYKDYFYASRPETLTLAYGDISELKRFREEHRCKSFKWFMEEIAYDIPLHYPLPPKNVEWGEIRGFETSYCIDSMGHTNGGNVEIGPCHRMGGNQLFRINEAKQLMQYDQCLTKGDNSAVIITHCERNQHTEWNYFKDLHRFTHVPTGKCLDRSDLLHKVFISDCDVSKSTQKWEMNNIVAV from the exons ATGAGGCTGAAAGTGGGATTCCTTCTGCGGAGCTTACTGGTCATTGGGACGTTTTTAGGTTTGGTGGTACTCTGGTCGTCTCTTTCTCCAAAGCCAAGCGACGACAACCCGTTCAGGAAAAAG gATGACAGTTTTCTCCCCAAAGGTGACTTGGCCGATCAGTTTAAACCGGTGGTGCCGTGGCCGCGTGTGGAAGGCGTAGAAGTCGACCTGAACTCCATCAGACTGAAGCACG GCGGAGACAATCCTCAGGATGCGGGGCAGCAGCCTAACCAGAAGCAGGTCATCCAGCAGCAGTATGTGACGTTCAAACCAGACACACACGCCTACAACAGTCCTGTGCTGAAGAAAGGGGTTCTGGGAAATTTTGAGCCTAAGGAACCTGAACCTCCAGGAGTTCCTAATGGTCCCGGAGAGGGAGCCAAGCCGTTTGTTTTGGGTCCAGAGTACAAAGACTCCGTCCAAGCGTCCATTAAGGAGTTTGGTTTCAACATGGTGGCCAGTGACATGATCTCACTGGACAGAACGATCAGCGATATACGCCATGAAGA GTGTAAGTACTGGAATTATGATGACAGACTGTTGACCTCGAGTGTCATAATAGTGTTCCATAACGAGGGCTGGTCCACGCTGATGAGAACAGTGCACAGCGTCATCAAGAGGACGGCCAGGAGATACCTGGCTGAGATCGTCTTAATAGACGACTTCAGCAACAAAG ctcATCTGAAGGAGCGTTTGGAGGAGTACATCAAGCAGTGGAACGGTCTAGTTAAACTCTtcagaaatgacaaaagagaAGGATTGATCCAGGCAAGGAGCATTGGAGCCAAGAAAGCCACCAAAGGACAG gttctgatctACTTGGATGCTCATTGTGAGGTTGGAATCAACTGGTATGCTCCTCTAGTTGCACCAATTTCAAAAGACAG GACAGTTTGCACAGTTCCCCTGATAGATTATATAGATGGTAATGAGTACACTATGGAGCCCCAGCAGGGCGGCGATGAGGACGGCCTGGCTAGAGGAGCATGGGATTGGAGCCTGCTCTGGAAGAGAGTCCCCCTTAGCCAGAAAGAGAAGGCCACGAGAAAATATACCACCGAGCCATACCG GTCTCCAGCAATGGCTGGAGGGCTCTTTGCTATAGAGCGAGACTTCTTCTTTGAGCTGGGTCTGTACGACCCGGGGCTGCAGATATGGGGAGGAGAGAACTTTGAAATATCATACAAG ATCTGGCAGTGTGGGGGGCAGTTGCTCTTTGTGCCATGTTCTCGGGTCGGTCACATCTACAGACTCCAGGGGTGGCAGGGAAACCCCCCACCCGCACATGTTGGATCCTCTCCCACTCTAAAG AACTACGTTCGTGTGGTCGAGGTTTGGTGGGATGATTATAAGGACTATTTTTACGCCAGCCGCCCTGAAACGCTGACCCTAGCCTACGGAGACATAAGCGAGCTGAAACGTTTCAG ggAGGAGCATCGATGCAAAAGTTTCAAATGGTTCATGGAGGAAATAGCTTATGACATCCCGTTGCACTACCCGCTTCCTCCAAAAAATGTTGAGTGGGGGGAg ATTCGAGGTTTTGAAACCAGCTACTGTATCGACAGCATGGGCCACACGAACGGAGGGAATGTGGAAATTGGCCCGTGCCACAGGATGGGCGGGAACCAG cTTTTCCGCATTAATGAAGCCAAGCAGTTGATGCAGTACGACCAGTGCCTGACCAAAGGAGATAATTCAGCTGTGATCATCACACACTGCGAGAGGAACCAGCACACTGAGTGGAACTACTTCAAg gatcTTCATCGGTTCACTCATGTTCCAACAG gtaaaTGTCTGGACCGCTCCGACCTGCTTCACAAAGTGTTCATATCAGACTGTGACGTCAGTAAATCCACTCAGAAATGGGAGATGAACAACATAGTCGCCGTATGA
- the saraf gene encoding store-operated calcium entry-associated regulatory factor — MELLPVTVVLLFVLVETTYSWNQDSVLLRDIQALTFYRNRFTTARRSNPVPQLKCVGGSAGCHVFIPDVVQCVNRGWDGVDVQWECKTDMDNAYRFGAIEVSCEGYSHPSDDYILKGSCGLEFTLELTQEGQRRTQGSFGSQGGFKQWGGLGGLASSFFSSFFGNRHHQHQQHQQQHQQQHYAQDGESSGGLLVVAVLLLIAYGLYKLFLSGDTVQWGQTGGQPGYPHNNHSNNMGGPPPPGFKPDYTGFPGTNPGYGFHNDYTQGQYYQGRRSGPGTGGGGGFWTGMGTGGMLGYLFGRQRTQPCSPPPPGQNHSSGTNTSSGTRTASGFGGTKRR, encoded by the exons ATGGAGCTGCTTCCTGTGACAGTTGTTTTGCTGTTCGTGTTGGTAGAGACCACCTACAGCTGGAATCAAG ACAGCGTGTTGCTGAGAGACATCCAGGCTCTGACGTTCTACAGGAACCGCTTCACCACAGCCAGGCGCTCCAACCCGGTTCCCCAGCTGAAGTGTGTTGGCGGCTCTGCAGGCTGTCATGTCTTCATCCCAGACGTTGTCCAGTGTGTGAACAGAGGCTGGGATGGCGTGGATGTTCAG TGGGAGTGTAAGACGGATATGGACAACGCCTACAGGTTTGGTGCCATTGAGGTGAGCTGTGAGGGTTACAGCCACCCGTCTGATGACTACATCCTGAAGGGCTCCTGTGGCCTGGAGTTCACCCTGGAGCTGACCCAGGAGGGTCAGAGGAGGACGCAAGGCAGCTTTGGCTCCCAGGGTGGATTTAAACAATGGGGAG GACTTGGGGGTCTTGCCTCTAGTTTCTTCAGCAGTTTCTTTGGAAACAGGCACCACCAACATCAGCAGCACcaacagcagcatcagcagcagcactACGCCCAAGACGGCGAGTCTTCAGGGGGATTGCTGGTGGTCGCTGTGCTTCTCCTCATAGCTTATGGTCTCTACAAGCTGTTTCTCAGTGGGGACACAGTCCAGTGGGGACAGACTGGGGGACAGCCGGGCTACCCTCATAATAATCACTCAAACAACATGGGGGGACCGCCCCCACCTGGATTCAAACCTGACTACACAG GCTTTCCAGGCACCAATCCTGGCTATGGTTTCCACAACGATTACACTCAGGGACAATATTACCAAGGACGCCGCTCTGGTCCCGGCaccggcggcggcggcggcttcTGGACTGGGATGGGAACGGGAGGAATGCTGGGATATCTGTTCGGTCGACAGAG AACGCAGCCCTGCAGTCCACCTCCACCAGGACAAAACCACTCCTCTGGGACAAATACGTCCTCTGGGACACGCACTGCTTCAG GTTTTGGTGGAACCAAAAGACGATAG